From Calditrichota bacterium, one genomic window encodes:
- a CDS encoding chemotaxis protein CheW: MVSVQDAAFATDVRAGKYLTFELADEAYGIEILKVREIIGMMDITQVPRMPAHVRGVINLRGKVIPVIDLRLKFDMSATEQTPETCIIVVDVTGHLMGLQVDKVSEVLDIASNEIEDAPSINASVDNSFILGMGKAKGRVNILLNIDEVLSPESDGAHVAQTMETEA; the protein is encoded by the coding sequence ATCGTGAGCGTACAAGATGCAGCCTTTGCCACGGACGTGCGCGCTGGCAAATACCTGACTTTCGAGCTTGCCGATGAAGCATACGGCATCGAAATCCTAAAAGTCCGTGAAATTATTGGCATGATGGACATCACTCAGGTCCCCCGCATGCCTGCACATGTTCGCGGCGTGATCAACCTGCGAGGCAAAGTCATTCCCGTCATCGATCTTCGCCTTAAGTTTGACATGTCCGCCACCGAGCAAACTCCCGAAACGTGCATCATTGTCGTGGACGTCACCGGCCATCTCATGGGACTTCAGGTCGACAAAGTTTCAGAAGTGCTGGACATTGCGTCTAATGAAATCGAAGACGCACCCAGCATCAATGCTTCGGTCGACAACTCGTTCATTCTCGGCATGGGCAAGGCCAAGGGTCGTGTCAATATCCTGCTGAATATCGACGAAGTTCTGTCTCCCGAAAGTGACGGCGCACACGTTGCGCAAACCATGGAAACCGAAGCCTAA
- a CDS encoding acyltransferase: MILGIVQTDPIFGEIKKNQKQIEELLGEREADLWVLPELALTGYEVRGRAESLELSEEIPDGPTSKWIRGLCSDRNCYMVIGLIEREGKQVYNSSVFMGPHGEIGRYRKVHLFDRETERFDPGDIPFNVYDIGIARVGVMICFDWRFPEVMRTLTLRGAQIVAHPSNLVLPFCQAAMVTRCLENTVFAATANRIGTEDRDGRSVSFTGRSVIMGTQGEHLASGSISSADVLTVEIDPKLADSKTINPYNDTLATRRTEFYQMQ, from the coding sequence ATGATTCTGGGCATCGTGCAAACTGACCCCATCTTCGGGGAAATCAAAAAAAACCAAAAACAAATCGAAGAACTGCTGGGAGAACGGGAAGCGGACCTCTGGGTGTTGCCGGAACTCGCGTTGACCGGCTACGAAGTGCGCGGACGCGCCGAGAGTTTGGAGCTGTCCGAAGAAATTCCCGACGGTCCGACATCTAAATGGATTAGAGGGCTGTGCAGCGACCGCAACTGCTACATGGTCATCGGACTGATTGAAAGGGAAGGCAAGCAAGTTTACAATTCATCTGTCTTCATGGGACCGCACGGTGAAATCGGCCGCTATCGAAAAGTCCACTTGTTCGACAGAGAAACCGAACGATTCGATCCGGGCGACATTCCGTTCAATGTCTACGACATCGGCATTGCCCGAGTCGGAGTTATGATCTGCTTTGACTGGCGTTTCCCCGAAGTCATGCGCACGCTAACCTTGCGCGGTGCCCAAATCGTGGCGCATCCTTCCAATCTCGTGTTGCCTTTCTGTCAGGCGGCCATGGTTACACGCTGTCTTGAAAACACGGTGTTCGCAGCGACTGCAAATCGTATTGGCACGGAAGATCGCGACGGCAGGTCTGTCTCGTTCACCGGAAGAAGTGTCATCATGGGAACACAAGGAGAACATCTCGCCTCAGGTTCTATCAGCTCGGCTGATGTTCTGACCGTTGAAATCGACCCAAAACTCGCGGATAGCAAAACTATCAATCCGTACAACGATACACTCGCCACGCGCCGCACCGAATTCTACCAGATGCAGTAG